A single region of the Brassica rapa cultivar Chiifu-401-42 chromosome A03, CAAS_Brap_v3.01, whole genome shotgun sequence genome encodes:
- the LOC103849655 gene encoding S-protein homolog 5, producing MASRNHNFTFMLISFLILHAMILFASAGWLPFSAKHVIIFNKLVTRATLVVHCRNKGEDKGVFSLGHGDSFDFRFRVNLRKTTVYTCSFDWPNNTATFDIFRADRDDNPKSKVGVCSECIWSIYEPAPCRDRRDGGQPYCFPWAS from the coding sequence atggcTTCAAGGAACCACAATTTCACTTTTATGCTAATCTCATTTCTAATCCTCCATGCAATGATTTTGTTTGCATCTGCAGGATGGTTGCCCTTCTCCGCTAAACATGTTATAATTTTCAACAAACTTGTAACGCGTGCAACATTAGTTGTGCACTGTCGGAACAAAGGTGAAGATAAGGGAGTATTTTCACTTGGACATGGAGATAGTTTTGATTTTAGATTTCGTGTTAACCTTCGAAAAACAACGGTATACACTTGTAGTTTTGATTGGCCTAATAATACAGCAACATTTGATATTTTTAGAGCTGATCGAGATGATAATCCAAAAAGCAAAGTTGGAGTTTGCAGCGAATGTATTTGGAGCATTTACGAACCAGCACCATGTAGAGATAGACGTGATGGAGGTCAACCTTACTGTTTTCCGTGGGCTTCTTAA